The proteins below are encoded in one region of Juglans microcarpa x Juglans regia isolate MS1-56 chromosome 4D, Jm3101_v1.0, whole genome shotgun sequence:
- the LOC121260544 gene encoding uncharacterized protein LOC121260544, whose amino-acid sequence MDSSATLTSHARLVSKESDIIFPASIYPSSRRTPSFSSSSSLSPSSSSFDSSYFPDDSPLNPSIPLRYSGVPFSWEQLPGIPKKQVLKKKEPLSKLNLPLPPPTTSTSKKFNSEEYSGERKKNSRQSTLQRDPFFAALVECSKDDDHEELSNGCIWNQAKVSRSLSDRFGFINLYASCKRTSAISESIVYLPRSSRHSFDLIYHRSR is encoded by the coding sequence ATGGATTCTTCAGCAACTCTTACCAGCCATGCCCGACTCGTTTCCAAAGAAAGTGACATCATATTTCCGGCCTCAATATACCCCTCTTCTCGCCGGACCCCGTCAttttcctcctcctcatcactttcgccatcttcttcttcctttgattCTTCTTATTTCCCGGACGATTCCCCACTTAACCCTTCCATCCCACTTAGATATTCCGGTGTCCCATTTTCTTGGGAACAACTTCCCGGAATACCCAAGAAACAAGTCCTCAAGAAGAAGGAGCCCTTGTCAAAGCTTAATTTGCCATTGCCACCACCCACCACTTCGACCTCGAAGAAATTCAACTCGGAAGAATACTCTGGGGAACGGAAGAAGAATTCTAGGCAGAGTACTCTACAAAGGGATCCATTTTTTGCCGCATTGGTTGAGTGCTCCAAGGATGATGATCATGAAGAATTATCAAATGGTTGTATTTGGAATCAAGCCAAGGTGTCGAGGAGTTTGAGCGATCGCTTTGGGTTTATCAATCTTTATGCTTCTTGCAAGAGAACTAGCGCAATCTCAGAGTCAATAGTCTATCTTCCAAGGTCAAGCAGACACTCTTTCGATCTGATTTATCACCGTTCTCGCTGA